From the Solanum stenotomum isolate F172 unplaced genomic scaffold, ASM1918654v1 scaffold23673, whole genome shotgun sequence genome, the window TCAGTGAGAAGTACCAGTGGAGATCTTGAAACGACCATCTCTCTTGCCTCTCCGCAACTCAACAGTTTACACAACGTGGATAAGGCTACATCGTCCTTCTTCAATCTGCTCGAGTAAAAGATATGTCTCTTGAAAGTTCAGACATAATCAGAGAAACAGAATGCATCATTGTAACTCGACAAGAATCAATAGATGAGTTCTACCAACTACCAAAGACTGGTCATGAGTCGTCCGTTCTCATCATCATTTCCTCTTGGGACTAGGACATGAACAAATTTCTTGAAGCAGTAGACTGATCATTTAGTCAGTAATGGATTCTCATCAAAATCAGATTCTCTTTTGCGTCTGTAAGAATAGAACGAATCAACGACTCTCCCTACCCTTCTATATTTTCTCGTCCTTTTACTTTGACCTCTCTTCATTCCCTTTTCAGCTGCAGGTTGAGCCATAGGGACATAACTGAGCCATCCCAGTGGTAGCAACGCCGCAACAAACTGGATAAGAATCCCAATATGCAGACTCGAGTAGTTACCAGGAGTTAAACCAAGGAAAGTAGCCAAGGAAACACCTAAAACACCACTAAATACTGATGAAAAACACAGAGCTGATGCCACGAAAGACATGAGAGATCCTTCAAACCCCGATGGAGCCAAACTGGCAAACAGCACATGGAATGGTAAGAGCTTAAATACTGCAATAGTTTCTGCTAGACCCGAGAAGCAAAGAGCAAACCATTCATTCGAAATTCCCAATTTGAGATTAAGCTGCTTAACAAGTACAAGGTCAAGAAGAAGAGAAGCAGCATATGTTATCTGCACAATACCAATCAGTTTTCTCATTGGAATCCTTTTGCCGAACCGGTCATAAAAGACTGTCAAAGAAAGAAGCAGCAATTGACCTATCACCTTTGACATCCCTATAACTGATGGATCAAGATTTAGGCATTGTGTCTGATAACAAAAGATAGATCCGGAGAGGACCGGGACTGCTAAAATTGACATAACAACCCATATAAGAGGACGAGCAATACTTTCGTCTGTAACTGCTACCATAAGATCCGAATACTGTTTTCTAAATAATTCCGTGATTGGTTCCCTAACAACGGAATAATTTGATGATTGAGCTAAACCAAGGGACTCTTCTCTGGTAGCTGAAGTTACTACTAATTGCAGAGCAAGCAAAGCAGAAAAGGCTAGAAACATTAACTTAGGTTGCTGTGTTTTGAGTAGGAAATATCCTCCGATCAAGTTACCTAAAATTCCACCAGCAGCTGAAGCCATAAATGCATAAGACTGTAGACCCGGCATTCTGTTTTTTTGACCATATTCAGCCACAAGAGCATCTTTGGCAACTTCTGTGATGGAAGCTCCAACGTTGCTAAGAAGGACACATGCCATAAGAGCAGGAAGAGCTTCACTCGCAGCTGAGGTTAATGCCAATTGACCCCACGCCAAAACCTGGAGGAGAACTGTAACAGCACATTATTAGGTGCTTGTACAATATTTATACAAAGAGATTCTACATTGTACGTTActatatacatttatatatacaGATAGAGAGTTAAGACTACAAGTTCCTCAACCACCTGAACCTCttcacaaaaaggaaaaaataagaaaaggaaaggaaaacaCAGCTAATTAGCAAAGAACGAGATCGATAAGTAGAATTTGCTAAAGAAGTAATTCAACTAAGAAAGTTTTAATGCATATTGGATCATTTTCATCCAGCTACCAAAAACTTTAGTTTTATTGGTTTGCAATAGGTGAACTCTCAAACCTACCGATAAATAATCTGTGTTCATAAATCCCGGTAACATTTAGAGTCAACGGAATTAAAACAGGTGCACTTCAAACTTAGAACTTGTCTCAATGGTTCTAGTACTTAAAATTTTGACTTGCTACACTAAATTACATCCATTGTACCCCGTCCTCCCCGCCAGGAGCAGAGCTACGGTACCCCTTcatcaaaaaattacactatatatacacggtcaaaattaaatttaatgtatatatagtagCTATTGAACCCCCTTGGTTTCTTACTAtgtttactttatattttgaatctaTAACTGCTCTCCACAAAGTGAGGCATTCAAATGTCTTAAATCTCGTGACCTTCAACTTCCAAGTAGTGCATTTGGAAGGGTATCACTTGCTTTACTAAATCAGTATCTTATCTATAGAAACTTTTCCTATTGTCAAAGGAAACTAAAAGAGATGATTAACTTTATTCCAACCACCTTTACACTCAAGGAACATCTTTGCTTTTGTAATAAAGATACCAGAATCAAAACAAAAGTGGCAAAAAGGACCAAAAAAAGGAAGCAAAACAACACCAACACCAGACACAAAAACATGGTAAACTGCTAAAACTTGAAATTCcagaagaagataaaaagaaacaaatatagCAGCAAAGTCAAAAGATATGGCAAATCAAACAAAACCAAATGCAAAAGGGgaagtaaaaaatattacctCCAAGAGAAATATAAGGTATTCTATGAGCACCACCAATATAAACAGCATCAGACAGAATTCCAAAAATAGGCTTAGCAACCATTGGTAAAATCCCAAAATACTGCACAAGTTGCAATGTTGATGGATGCATATTCATTCCATTAGCCATATGAAAGTTAAGACCCAACCAAGGAAAACACCTAAAACCCTGTACCCAATACCCAACCCCACACAAAATTGCCATATATTGACTCCCCATCTGAGATAAACCCCCATTCTTCTCCTCAAAAACCACTTTTTTCTTGACCTTACTAGGAGAATAAACTTTCTCAACTTGAGGGGCTTCTAATATCTTTATCAGATGACTTTTGGGCTTCCATGGTTTGTCAATGGTGTTGTTGGTGGAAGGATTTTGCTGCTGACAACATgataaagattgaatctttctGAATTTTTGTACATTGGGTAGTAAAGGGTTTCCACTAGAAACTACTGAACAAGTCATGTTCATGGAGGAAAGATGATTTTGTTGCTGACAACATGataaagattggatttttatgAAATCTTGAACATTACCACTAGAAACTACTGAACAAATCATGATTTTAAGCAAAAGggtgttttttttcttgaataaaACTTCAAAGAAGATGAGAAAAATACCAGTTTTTGGTTCTTGATTGGGGATGATTTTCTGAATATTTCAGAAAGGGATGAAGAATATGATAATCATAGAGAAGAGAGAAATCTAGATGATGAAAATAACTATGATtagaaaacatattttttgtttttatagagaaatttaattataatttttctcCTAATTTGTGTGGAAGAAggatttatattttatatattataagttctaaagaaaattgaagaggGTTCCAGCTTATACCTTGGACAGCAGCTTTGGCAGTTCTTTTCTATGGAGATTTGAAGGGACCCATTCACGTACCACATTGGGTGTTTGCACTACACGCGCCTTTCCGTTCACGGTCCGCATTGAAATCCGACTATTTCAGATTCGCGCCGTGTAGGgcactaatttaaaaaaaatttcatactcAGGGCTCAAATCCAAAATTTCTGATTAAGAGAGGAACAACTTTATCCACTGCACGGCATCTTTAGACACTTAAAACCTTATTTCGATTAAACACCTTAATCCCTGATTTATTGTTCTTATTAAATGTTtcgattcaaaatttgaaatttgttatttgtatttttttatatttattacgaagtatatatgttattttttttcaattatatacaCCATGATCAATTGAAATATACATGAAATTTTAAGTCTTGTTAAGACTAATTTATAGATCAATTGATGGTAATATGTATTATTAAAAaggttaaatattttatataactaATTTATCTACATAATGGCACTTCATATTTcgtgtaaaaataaattaaaattttaattaaaagtgtATAATTCTCAATATCTCGTGgtacaatttaaattttaagagtcaaacaatttaattttgatggtaaatttgaacataaaatcattaagattcttgaaattaagtttacataaactaaataaaaatactatagatcataataattacttattaatttaggatatttaaaaattatataaaaaaattacttttaaaaaacatGTTCGTACATTACCTACCCAATAAAATCCCACGAAATAAGGAAAGAGAAACttaattgattcaattttttctgTAAAATAGTGAAACTAATTTGGAGAATATAATTCTTAAAATGTATACAATTTTAATTCATAACGGCAagtattttctataaatataatATGCCAGCAtgtctttttatctttttattaaatttactcttttaaaagctatgttaaaaaataaaattgcaaaATATGAACTTCATAATGTACCTCTCATGTAAATTAGAcgtttggatttttttttcattctcttGATTCAAAATGTTTCCATCgtagaattttcttttattatattaagGAAATAATTCATAACTATGCAAATATTATAAGTTTATCttagatcataaattttaatttttttttttttttttatcaaatcaaatggtgttacataaattaagataagagaatcaaaataattttgaggggtcaataaaaaaatatggagACACGTGATAAGAGATCATTTAACCATAGATATTGCAAgcactttttgaaaaataatttggcaAAATTTATTTGGCCATAAAATTTGTCAAGTTTTGGAAAAAGGATTTGGCaagaatatcaaaatctaccattttttTTTAGGCCAAAACTTGTTaagttcttttaaaattttaaaacattacttcaaatttttatattttatataagaataagaaaatccATCAATTATGAGTTTATATAGCCCAAACTCTAATTCTATCTACCCAACTGTTGAGAGTAACAATGCTACTTCACTTTCTCGATTATATAGTCTGAAAATGTATGCTTATCGTGCATAAATTATTCGTAAAcgtgaaaattttcaattaaaaactAACTAGCTACTATTGTTGTTActgtttatttatttgcatCAATAAATCTTCGTAACTAATTGTAAATTGAcgaatatcattttttttattttttttaaaaagtgaaatatatatgttttccaAAAACTCTGAAACTTCATTccaaattttatcaaaatctcaatatttaattttttttgaaaatttatgacCAAACGTTAACTTTATATTCCTAATTTCGTGGATTTGGAGGaggagagggggggggggggggNNNAAAAACAAATTAGCACTAGTAATATGTAAATCGTAATCAACGAAGAAGACTTTTGACATGTGACATGTGACATGTGATGTGACTACTAACTTAATATATGCGGTATGTTCTTAATTGTGATTAtgaaacattaattaatttcactaatctattaatgaaatattttattaataaaaacattataCGTGTATATATAATTGAGAGAAGTAAAAAGATTTTAATCATCTCGATGCATTGAATTTGATATTCATCGAAAACCATTCAGAAGTACTTTCTCTTAGGAcgatactaaaaaaaaaaatgaatttcgaatttttagaaataatgtaaaattaatatgaacgaagtaatataaaatattgagtATTAAAATTCATTACGACAGTACCACCACATGCAATCCATACAACATTAATTTTTGGTTGTACTTCCCCTTATAAATTTTCAATCCAAATAATTTCTAAACGAGTCACTAATCCATCTTTTTATTAACTCAACTTGAATTCAATTCAATCCGTCCATTTCAAACCAATATACACCGTGATCAAAATGCTCCTAAATCATCCATATAAGATGatattaacaaattaaaagaacacaaataagaaaaaaaaaaaaaaggaaaaaacactAGCTAT encodes:
- the LOC125851292 gene encoding probable folate-biopterin transporter 8, chloroplastic isoform X2, whose translation is MLFILVVLIEYLIFLLEVLAWGQLALTSAASEALPALMACVLLSNVGASITEVAKDALVAEYGQKNRMPGLQSYAFMASAAGGILGNLIGGYFLLKTQQPKLMFLAFSALLALQLVVTSATREESLGLAQSSNYSVVREPITELFRKQYSDLMVAVTDESIARPLIWVVMSILAVPVLSGSIFCYQTQCLNLDPSVIGMSKVIGQLLLLSLTVFYDRFGKRIPMRKLIGIVQITYAASLLLDLVLVKQLNLKLGISNEWFALCFSGLAETIAVFKLLPFHVLFASLAPSGFEGSLMSFVASALCFSSVFSGVLGVSLATFLGLTPGNYSSLHIGILIQFVAALLPLGWLSYVPMAQPAAEKGMKRGQSKRTRKYRRVGRVVDSFYSYRRKRESDFDENPLLTK
- the LOC125851292 gene encoding probable folate-biopterin transporter 8, chloroplastic isoform X1, which encodes MICSVVSSGNVQDFIKIQSLSCCQQQNHLSSMNMTCSVVSSGNPLLPNVQKFRKIQSLSCCQQQNPSTNNTIDKPWKPKSHLIKILEAPQVEKVYSPSKVKKKVVFEEKNGGLSQMGSQYMAILCGVGYWVQGFRCFPWLGLNFHMANGMNMHPSTLQLVQYFGILPMVAKPIFGILSDAVYIGGAHRIPYISLGVLLQVLAWGQLALTSAASEALPALMACVLLSNVGASITEVAKDALVAEYGQKNRMPGLQSYAFMASAAGGILGNLIGGYFLLKTQQPKLMFLAFSALLALQLVVTSATREESLGLAQSSNYSVVREPITELFRKQYSDLMVAVTDESIARPLIWVVMSILAVPVLSGSIFCYQTQCLNLDPSVIGMSKVIGQLLLLSLTVFYDRFGKRIPMRKLIGIVQITYAASLLLDLVLVKQLNLKLGISNEWFALCFSGLAETIAVFKLLPFHVLFASLAPSGFEGSLMSFVASALCFSSVFSGVLGVSLATFLGLTPGNYSSLHIGILIQFVAALLPLGWLSYVPMAQPAAEKGMKRGQSKRTRKYRRVGRVVDSFYSYRRKRESDFDENPLLTK